A segment of the Entomomonas moraniae genome:
TATTTCGTGGAGGAGTGTTATTGGAAGACTCATCCTCTGTTTTATATTGTAGCCTACGCTCTGTTAAGGTTGCCCAAATAGTAATGAACATTGCAGCAAACAAGGGGCCTAAAACAAAACCATTGATACCAAATACTGAAATACCACCTAATGTAGAAAGTAAAATTAACCAGTCTGGGAGTTTAGTATCTTTACCTACAAGGATTGGACGAAGGACATTGTCAATCATACCAATAACAAGTGCCCCAAATAAAATAAGGGTAATGCCCTGCCAATACATACCCGTCACCAAGAAATAAATAGCAACAGGCCCCCAAACAAGGCTAGCGCCCACCGCAGGTAATAATGACAATACCGCCATTATAGTGCCCCATAAAATAGCACCTTGAATGCCATAAAACCAAAGTGCAACTCCACCTAAGGCACCTTGAATACAGGCAACAATAATATTACCCTTTACAGTCGCTCGAATAACTGTTGAGAATCTTACAAACAAATCAGACTTGTGATCATCGGTTAAAGGGATAGCTTGCTTTATGCTATCCCCCATCCATGAACCATCGCGTAATAAAAAGAATAGTAAATAAAGCATTACACACAAGCTAACAGCAAACTGCAATGTGACTTGGCCTATGCTGTAAACTTGATTACCTGCAAAACTAAGTGTTTTCATGCCTAACTCAGACAATCTGGTCTTAATACTAACTAGATCAAAGTTCCAACCAAGACGCTCTAATACATTAAGCATGGGCTTAGGTAAGCCATCAACAACATGCTGTAAATACTGGCCCATGTCGAACTTACCCTCTTTAATACGTGCAAGCAACATAGTACTTTCTTGAAATAAAGAGTTAATAACAAAAATAACGGGGATAATGACAATTAATATACACGTACATACCGTAATGAACGCTGCAATATTAGATCTACCATTTAAGCGTTTCTCTAAAAACCTTTGCATCGGCGTAAATAAAACAGCCAAAATAACAGCCCAGAGAATAGCACTAAAAAAAGGCAACATAATGCTTAAAAAAGCACAGCTAAAAAAGATCAAAATGATAAAAAAGGTAGATATTTCAAGCTTGCTATTGCTAGATCTCATAATTTCCTTAACCGTGTATTTTACTCGATAAATTTAAGGCGTTAATATTATTAGTTTTATCATGATAAAGCTATCTAATTTAACCCTCATTGCCATCACTTTGCTCGATAATTATATAAATGATAACCTTTCTTTGGAAGAATAGACACAGTTTGAAATAAAGCAATACTTGAACTTATGTATAATAAATCATATAAAACAGAATCATAAAGAAAATAATAAGCAAAGTTCTCAATATTTAGGAGTTTTTAATTAGATGCGTATTTTTTTATATTTACTGACTAACTTAGCGGTTGTGTTTATAGCCAGTATTGTATTAAGTCTGTTAGGCTTTTCAGGCTATATTGGGAAGAACGGTTTAGACTTACAAGCACTGCTTATATTTTGTGCCATTTTTGGTTTTGCTGGATCATTTATTTCATTATTTCTGTCTAAATTCATGGCAAAACGATCAATGGCGGTACAGGTTATCGATCAACCTCGTACACGTCATGAGCAATGGTTAATTCAAACAGTACAAGAGCTTTCACAAAAAGCAGGTATTAAAATGCCTGAAGTAGGTATTTTCCCAGCTTATGAAGCTAATGCTTTTGCAACAGGGTGGAACAAAAATGATGCACTTGTCGCCGTTAGCCAAGGGATGTTAGAACGATTCTCAGCTGATGAAATAAAAGCTGTTTTAGGGCATGAAATTGGCCACGTAGCAAATGGTGACATGGTAACGCTTACTTTAATACAAGGTGTTGTGAATACCTTTGTAATGTTCTTTGCTCGAATCATCGGTTATGCTGTTGACCGTGTCTTACTTAAGAATGATGAGGGTCGAGGTATAGGCTTTTATGTTGCAACAATTGTTGCCGAGCTAGTCCTTGGTATATTAGCAACGATTATCGTGATGTGGTTCTCAAGAAAACGTGAGTTTAGAGCCGATTATGCAGGCGCCTCCCTAGTTAGCTCAGCGGCGATGATTTCTGCTCTAGAGCATTTACAAGCTGAAGCGAACATTCCTGCTGAAATGCCAGATAGCTTACAAGCGTTTGGGATTAATGGTTCATTAAAAAATGGGTTTCAAGAGCTATTTATGAGTCACCCCCGTTTAGAAGATAGAATTGCAGCGCTAAGACAACAAGCTATTTAGACTCATAGTTTGCTAATTTATAAGAAAGATTAATCTATCTATTAAGAACACTAAAGCCATCATGCTATCATCGAAAAGGAAGAGTATCTTCCTTTTCGATCGAGTAAATTATCAATACTTGCTTATTTTGATTTAATAATTACTCACCTGTTACGATAGTACAGGTAGACCCGAAGAAAGGATAAACACCTGTTGAAGAATAATCAACAGTCGCAACCTTAGTGATTGATGCTTTACGCTTAGCTTCTACAATAGAAGCATCTCCTGCCGCGACAATACCTAGCACGTTAGTAGCACAAGCTCTCCCTTTTTAGAGCTTGCAACATTATCTGTAGCAGTAATAGGCCCTTTTACGTTAGTGATTAAACCATAACCTACTGGCGAAGTATTACCAGCACAACCTGCCAATAAAACAGAACAAACGGCTAGTCTTAATATTTTTTCATTAGCTAAACTCTTGATTGCAATTTGACAAAAGATAAAACAGTTAATTAAATATACTATCGTTTCATTATATATTAAGTTAAATAAATTAGTGAGATAAAATCTCTAACCACCTAATAAATATCGATAATATTTCAATCAATCTTTTGAAACAGTTATCTGATGTAACCTACCACTTTCTTAAAGGCCATGTGCCAACACTGTATCTTTTTGGTTTTTTATTATACAACCTGTTAAAATAAGGCAATTGATAATAAAACACAAAGTAA
Coding sequences within it:
- a CDS encoding AI-2E family transporter, whose amino-acid sequence is MRSSNSKLEISTFFIILIFFSCAFLSIMLPFFSAILWAVILAVLFTPMQRFLEKRLNGRSNIAAFITVCTCILIVIIPVIFVINSLFQESTMLLARIKEGKFDMGQYLQHVVDGLPKPMLNVLERLGWNFDLVSIKTRLSELGMKTLSFAGNQVYSIGQVTLQFAVSLCVMLYLLFFLLRDGSWMGDSIKQAIPLTDDHKSDLFVRFSTVIRATVKGNIIVACIQGALGGVALWFYGIQGAILWGTIMAVLSLLPAVGASLVWGPVAIYFLVTGMYWQGITLILFGALVIGMIDNVLRPILVGKDTKLPDWLILLSTLGGISVFGINGFVLGPLFAAMFITIWATLTERRLQYKTEDESSNNTPPRNTPKKRRYYNNRKNNNANRDQNND
- the htpX gene encoding protease HtpX; this translates as MRIFLYLLTNLAVVFIASIVLSLLGFSGYIGKNGLDLQALLIFCAIFGFAGSFISLFLSKFMAKRSMAVQVIDQPRTRHEQWLIQTVQELSQKAGIKMPEVGIFPAYEANAFATGWNKNDALVAVSQGMLERFSADEIKAVLGHEIGHVANGDMVTLTLIQGVVNTFVMFFARIIGYAVDRVLLKNDEGRGIGFYVATIVAELVLGILATIIVMWFSRKREFRADYAGASLVSSAAMISALEHLQAEANIPAEMPDSLQAFGINGSLKNGFQELFMSHPRLEDRIAALRQQAI